A window from Lactiplantibacillus pentosus encodes these proteins:
- a CDS encoding ABC transporter ATP-binding protein, with amino-acid sequence MRVEHLSYQFDQRSAPFFDDLSFELKSPGVNFLIGQNGAGKTTLADILTGLRPATGALALPQRAIYLNQQLPLLSSIRVRDVAQLVLGIEDGRLQVTLADFKTIVDPATYEFLAPLWDQRYGQLSGGQRKLVQLLLFLQVDRELVVLDEPTAAVDRQNVQLLFQVMQAHPERTYLMITHDIRDMQAFDEYQVLWLDQRQVKTLSKAAFESAGGQADFVSLFKEA; translated from the coding sequence ATGCGAGTTGAACATTTGAGTTACCAGTTTGACCAGCGCTCAGCACCATTCTTTGATGATTTGAGCTTTGAATTGAAAAGTCCGGGCGTTAATTTCTTGATTGGCCAAAATGGGGCTGGCAAAACGACGTTGGCGGATATTCTGACGGGATTACGACCGGCAACTGGAGCCTTGGCATTGCCGCAGCGTGCGATTTATTTGAACCAGCAATTACCCCTGTTGAGCTCAATTCGGGTGCGGGATGTCGCTCAACTCGTGCTCGGAATTGAGGATGGCCGACTTCAGGTGACACTGGCTGATTTTAAAACCATAGTGGATCCAGCCACCTACGAATTTTTAGCGCCACTTTGGGATCAACGATACGGACAATTGTCAGGTGGGCAACGCAAATTGGTCCAGTTGCTCCTATTTTTGCAAGTCGACCGTGAATTAGTCGTCTTGGATGAACCAACGGCGGCAGTCGACCGACAAAACGTCCAACTATTATTCCAAGTGATGCAAGCGCATCCCGAACGCACGTATCTAATGATCACCCACGACATTCGGGATATGCAGGCATTTGATGAATACCAGGTGTTGTGGCTTGATCAGCGCCAGGTCAAAACGTTGTCGAAAGCCGCGTTTGAAAGTGCTGGTGGTCAGGCAGATTTCGTCAGCTTGTTTAAAGAAGCCTAA
- a CDS encoding helix-turn-helix domain-containing protein, producing the protein MAQRKFYNPELDTTERYTEVWKIELVQVRDESNLMVRNHYWKDSDGELWVDFNNPMENVTRSFAAYRSKKGYMTPEDIRKLRHNLGLTVRQFAKRLGIAPSSLTQIENNLRVQVKYQDNLFKAAKTFYEENGHLPGNCSSNEDGVIDKQLSGLLDKSEYQPSINYAEDHLYTNNIYTDLEVMGVAV; encoded by the coding sequence ATGGCACAAAGAAAGTTCTATAATCCTGAATTAGACACGACTGAACGCTATACTGAAGTTTGGAAGATTGAGCTAGTTCAGGTACGTGATGAAAGTAATCTGATGGTTAGAAATCATTACTGGAAAGATAGCGATGGCGAGTTATGGGTTGATTTTAATAATCCAATGGAAAATGTGACTCGTAGTTTTGCGGCATATCGGTCGAAAAAAGGTTATATGACACCAGAGGATATTAGGAAATTGCGTCATAATCTAGGACTGACAGTGAGACAATTTGCTAAACGTCTTGGGATTGCACCGTCATCCTTAACACAGATTGAAAACAACTTGCGTGTCCAGGTTAAGTATCAAGATAATTTGTTTAAGGCTGCAAAAACCTTCTATGAGGAGAATGGCCATCTTCCAGGAAATTGTTCATCAAACGAAGACGGTGTTATTGATAAGCAACTAAGCGGCCTTTTAGATAAGTCAGAATATCAACCTAGTATCAATTACGCAGAAGATCATCTTTACACTAATAATATTTATACAGATTTAGAAGTGATGGGAGTTGCAGTTTAA
- a CDS encoding NAD(P)/FAD-dependent oxidoreductase codes for MQKQVTIIGSGIVGAVTAYYLSKDPNLSVTIYDEGIGQATKNSAGIISPWLSKRRNQRWYRLAKAGAALYPEIVTDTQMGYSVYQQAGTIVTRADPDDLQALYKLALERRQSAPQMGTIEKLSAEAVQERIPLLTAPQPGVFVSGGARVDGDKFAHNLLKYAEKRNLIRHKGKVRLGDQGQLLTVNGQQSYDTLILAVGAWLKPLLLPMKIIADVRPQKGQLIEMQLPETWADDVPVLMPEGERDFIPFTRSKLVVGATHENDQGYDLQVSSLVEDDLFASGLKLDANLTKDQISQVKVGTRAYTRDFAPFFGPLPDNPHILVASGLGSSGLTTGPMIGKLLADYVQTGAHDWEQYQLPIETYLEAAD; via the coding sequence ATGCAAAAACAAGTGACAATTATTGGCAGCGGCATCGTTGGCGCTGTGACCGCGTATTATTTAAGTAAGGATCCGAACTTGAGCGTCACGATTTATGATGAAGGGATTGGTCAAGCGACCAAGAACTCTGCCGGTATTATTTCACCGTGGCTCTCCAAGCGGCGTAATCAGCGCTGGTATCGATTGGCCAAAGCCGGTGCGGCACTGTATCCAGAAATCGTGACCGATACGCAGATGGGTTACTCAGTCTATCAGCAGGCGGGAACGATCGTCACGCGGGCTGATCCGGACGACTTACAAGCGTTGTACAAGTTAGCTTTGGAACGGCGGCAAAGCGCACCGCAGATGGGGACAATTGAAAAATTGAGCGCTGAAGCCGTTCAAGAACGAATTCCGTTGCTGACGGCCCCGCAACCGGGGGTGTTTGTCAGTGGTGGTGCCCGCGTTGACGGTGACAAGTTTGCCCATAACCTACTCAAGTATGCTGAAAAGCGCAACCTCATTCGTCATAAAGGTAAGGTTCGCCTGGGTGATCAGGGCCAGTTGTTGACGGTCAACGGGCAACAAAGCTACGATACGCTCATTCTAGCGGTCGGCGCATGGCTGAAGCCATTATTATTACCGATGAAAATTATTGCTGACGTGCGACCGCAAAAGGGGCAACTGATCGAGATGCAATTGCCGGAGACCTGGGCAGATGATGTTCCCGTCTTGATGCCGGAAGGTGAGCGCGACTTTATTCCATTTACTCGGAGTAAACTAGTCGTGGGTGCGACCCATGAAAATGACCAGGGGTATGACCTACAAGTTTCGTCGCTAGTCGAAGACGACTTGTTCGCGAGTGGCTTAAAATTAGATGCAAACTTGACCAAGGATCAAATCAGCCAAGTCAAGGTTGGGACGCGAGCATATACGCGCGACTTCGCACCATTCTTTGGACCATTACCAGACAACCCGCACATTCTTGTCGCTAGTGGACTTGGTTCTTCTGGTTTGACGACCGGACCGATGATTGGCAAGCTATTGGCTGATTACGTCCAAACTGGCGCGCACGATTGGGAGCAGTACCAATTACCGATTGAGACTTATTTAGAAGCGGCTGATTAG
- a CDS encoding protein-export chaperone SecB produces the protein MDVLQFNGYRVENMSYQRNDQYRQTSKQIIFSPEISSDIEKNGNNISVSLTVVVGALDKTETPFQATCSLVGSFVYHPEEDKANIGLNTLVQKNAVAILYPYIRAIISMLTNSSNEFPGFNLPTINVSDALAQQNN, from the coding sequence ATGGATGTGTTACAATTTAACGGATACAGAGTTGAAAATATGAGTTATCAGAGAAATGATCAGTATCGGCAAACAAGTAAACAGATCATCTTTAGCCCTGAAATTTCAAGCGATATTGAAAAGAACGGTAACAATATCAGTGTCAGCTTAACAGTGGTTGTTGGCGCACTGGATAAGACAGAGACGCCATTTCAGGCAACATGTTCGTTGGTGGGATCATTTGTTTATCATCCCGAGGAAGACAAAGCCAACATTGGTCTAAATACATTGGTTCAGAAAAATGCTGTTGCAATTTTGTATCCTTACATTCGTGCAATAATTTCTATGTTGACCAACAGCTCTAATGAGTTTCCGGGGTTTAATCTACCAACGATCAATGTCAGTGACGCTTTAGCTCAGCAAAACAATTAA
- a CDS encoding ribonuclease HI family protein produces the protein MQLYTDAATAPDNHQSAAGILIIDQGQQHQFKQVLPNSDNHTAEFLAAIAGFKTLLDSYGSAVSVFFYTDSQIVADSVAKGYSKHYAVELATLLHLQDQCQLVVTQWIAESENHGAHQLAQQGLHLKH, from the coding sequence ATGCAATTATATACGGATGCCGCCACGGCGCCCGATAATCATCAAAGTGCCGCTGGAATCCTGATCATCGACCAGGGCCAGCAGCACCAATTTAAACAAGTCTTGCCGAACAGCGATAATCATACCGCAGAATTTCTCGCGGCGATTGCTGGCTTCAAAACTTTATTGGATTCTTATGGTTCCGCAGTCAGTGTCTTCTTTTACACCGACAGCCAAATCGTTGCGGACAGTGTCGCCAAAGGTTACAGCAAACATTATGCCGTCGAGCTCGCGACTTTACTACACTTACAAGATCAATGCCAACTGGTCGTCACCCAATGGATCGCCGAAAGTGAAAATCACGGCGCCCATCAACTCGCACAGCAGGGATTGCACCTGAAACACTAA
- the lspA gene encoding signal peptidase II — MWIYILLMVALVAADQAIKATIVSHIALGASTSVVPGLLSLTNLHNNGAAWSILEGKMSFFYLISVVALVIMGYLLWRLRGKWAYEVGISLMIAGTLGNFIDRVRLGYVVDMFQLDFINFPIFNFADSCLTIGVIFILIGVLRDDSFDK; from the coding sequence ATGTGGATTTATATTCTATTGATGGTGGCGTTGGTCGCAGCTGACCAGGCTATCAAAGCAACAATTGTGAGTCATATCGCACTAGGGGCCAGCACGAGTGTGGTTCCCGGCCTATTATCATTGACCAATTTACATAACAATGGGGCCGCCTGGAGCATTCTGGAAGGCAAAATGAGTTTCTTCTACTTAATCTCAGTCGTGGCGCTGGTTATCATGGGTTACTTGTTATGGCGGTTGCGCGGTAAATGGGCGTATGAGGTCGGCATCTCACTGATGATTGCCGGTACGTTGGGTAATTTCATTGACCGTGTGCGGCTGGGTTATGTCGTTGATATGTTCCAACTTGATTTTATTAATTTTCCAATCTTTAACTTTGCGGATTCGTGCCTGACGATCGGTGTGATTTTCATTTTGATTGGGGTCTTACGGGACGATAGTTTTGACAAATAA
- a CDS encoding EbsA family protein has protein sequence MDNDKHTFKYQPMLASSVIVWSWTLLVLMAGIIVWLELLKFKWWFLLIAAVFVALVAVQISLRRVTINHNLIIFSTVLNHSWLVIPRDQLELIAPIRGGLKVQIDGNQYHFLMRKKARNALIELATSH, from the coding sequence TTGGATAACGATAAGCATACCTTTAAATACCAACCAATGCTAGCGTCAAGTGTGATCGTCTGGTCGTGGACCTTGCTCGTTTTGATGGCTGGCATTATTGTCTGGTTGGAACTACTGAAGTTCAAATGGTGGTTTTTACTGATTGCGGCGGTCTTTGTCGCGTTAGTTGCCGTCCAGATCAGTTTGCGCCGGGTGACCATCAATCACAATTTGATTATCTTCAGTACGGTTTTAAATCACTCGTGGTTAGTGATTCCACGTGACCAGCTAGAACTGATCGCACCGATTCGGGGCGGCTTAAAAGTTCAGATTGACGGTAACCAATATCATTTTTTGATGCGTAAAAAGGCCCGTAATGCCCTGATTGAGCTGGCAACTAGCCATTAA
- a CDS encoding HU family DNA-binding protein produces the protein MNKTLEKLVAHVANDDSAAFVGFVTFKSPEHATRKGHNPQTGEAIIIPARSVP, from the coding sequence GTGAACAAGACTTTGGAAAAGCTCGTAGCGCATGTTGCGAATGATGATTCAGCGGCGTTCGTCGGTTTTGTAACTTTCAAATCACCTGAGCATGCCACTAGAAAAGGGCACAATCCACAAACAGGAGAAGCGATTATTATTCCAGCCCGTAGCGTACCTTAA
- a CDS encoding RluA family pseudouridine synthase: protein MAGATTEQQYTITTQQGRLDKVLAGLQSDWTRSQVDKLIKTAQVTVNGEVQPSKYKVKVGDQITVAAQTVQTTTIEPENIPLDIVYEDDDVLVVNKPQGMVVHPAPGHPDHTLVNALLYHSPLSTINGEFRPGIVHRIDKDTSGLLMVAKNDRAHQSLAAQLKAKTNLREYVALVHGVIKEETGTINAPLGRSPKDRKKQAIVKTGRPAVTHFKVLKRYQHYTLISCRLETGRTHQIRVHLQSIGHPLVGDPLYGPKKTIKGQGQFLHARLLGFKHPVTGQLLTFEVPLPPIFTETLAKLDKTDLNH, encoded by the coding sequence GTGGCAGGAGCGACCACGGAACAACAATATACGATTACGACGCAACAAGGCCGTTTGGACAAAGTGTTGGCTGGACTGCAGTCTGACTGGACACGTTCACAGGTCGATAAGTTGATCAAAACGGCGCAAGTAACGGTCAACGGTGAGGTTCAACCTAGTAAGTACAAGGTCAAAGTGGGCGACCAAATCACCGTCGCAGCCCAAACGGTCCAAACGACGACCATCGAACCGGAAAATATCCCGTTGGACATTGTTTATGAGGATGACGATGTACTCGTCGTCAATAAGCCCCAAGGGATGGTCGTGCATCCGGCACCCGGGCATCCCGACCATACTTTGGTCAACGCCTTGCTATATCATAGTCCGTTATCGACCATCAACGGCGAGTTTCGGCCGGGTATTGTGCACCGAATCGATAAGGATACGTCTGGCCTACTGATGGTTGCGAAAAATGACCGGGCACATCAGTCACTAGCGGCGCAACTCAAAGCCAAGACCAATCTGCGCGAATACGTCGCGTTGGTCCACGGCGTGATCAAGGAAGAGACTGGGACGATCAATGCACCTTTAGGTCGTTCGCCTAAGGATCGCAAGAAACAGGCCATCGTTAAGACTGGCCGACCAGCTGTAACGCATTTCAAAGTTTTGAAACGCTACCAGCACTACACGTTGATTAGCTGCCGTTTAGAGACCGGGCGGACGCACCAGATTCGGGTCCACTTGCAGTCAATCGGTCATCCACTGGTTGGTGACCCCTTATATGGGCCCAAAAAGACCATTAAGGGACAGGGTCAGTTTTTGCATGCGCGCTTGCTCGGTTTTAAGCATCCTGTGACAGGGCAGCTGCTGACGTTTGAAGTACCTTTGCCACCGATTTTTACTGAAACCCTGGCTAAGCTTGACAAAACCGATTTGAATCATTAA
- a CDS encoding carbamoyl phosphate synthase small subunit, with the protein MADRYLILEDGSAYLGEGFGSPAVSTGEIVVNTSMTGYQEIITNQIYHNQIVAFTQPTIGSYGINHDSYESILPTVKGVVVRDVASISTNRQRRWSLDQYLKQQNIPGISHIDTRHLAKQLRASGPMKASIVDVADAHAFDQLGATVLTNQQVAAVATPKPFPNPGTGLNVVVVDFGLKHGILRELSKRACNVTVLPYTATTEEILNLDPDGVVLSTGPGKPQDLPDSVTEMIKNIQNRVPLFAIGLGHELFAMANGAQIMKLSPEHHGTNHPIREVITNQIIYASQGQGFAVDADTVDRNKLITTFVDLIDGTIQGLRLRDFPAFSVQFFPDGAPGPTETRDIFDEFVESMQQARGPIW; encoded by the coding sequence ATGGCAGACCGCTATTTGATTCTTGAAGACGGCAGCGCCTACCTAGGCGAAGGCTTTGGCTCGCCAGCGGTTTCGACTGGAGAAATCGTCGTCAATACGAGCATGACGGGCTATCAAGAAATTATTACCAATCAAATTTATCATAATCAAATCGTTGCTTTTACGCAGCCGACGATTGGCAGTTACGGCATCAATCACGACAGCTATGAATCGATTTTACCCACGGTCAAAGGGGTCGTCGTGCGTGATGTCGCTAGTATCTCGACTAATCGGCAGCGACGTTGGTCATTGGACCAATACCTAAAACAACAAAATATTCCAGGAATCAGTCACATCGACACCCGGCACCTCGCCAAGCAGTTACGAGCTAGCGGTCCAATGAAGGCCAGCATCGTGGACGTGGCGGATGCCCACGCTTTTGACCAACTCGGTGCAACCGTGTTGACCAATCAACAAGTTGCCGCCGTCGCCACACCAAAACCATTTCCCAATCCAGGGACTGGTTTGAACGTGGTCGTGGTCGATTTTGGACTGAAACACGGGATTTTACGTGAGCTTAGTAAACGGGCTTGCAACGTCACGGTGTTGCCATACACCGCCACGACCGAAGAAATTCTGAACCTTGATCCGGACGGGGTCGTCTTGTCAACCGGTCCTGGGAAACCACAAGACTTGCCGGACAGCGTGACTGAGATGATCAAAAATATTCAAAACCGGGTACCGCTCTTTGCAATTGGTCTCGGTCATGAATTGTTTGCGATGGCTAATGGTGCACAGATCATGAAGTTGTCACCCGAACATCACGGCACCAACCATCCGATTCGCGAAGTCATTACTAATCAGATTATTTATGCCTCACAGGGGCAAGGCTTTGCGGTCGATGCGGACACCGTTGACCGTAATAAATTAATTACCACGTTTGTTGATTTAATTGACGGGACGATTCAGGGCTTGCGTCTGCGCGATTTTCCAGCTTTTTCAGTCCAATTCTTCCCAGATGGCGCGCCCGGACCAACTGAGACGCGGGATATCTTCGATGAATTTGTTGAATCCATGCAACAAGCAAGGGGGCCAATCTGGTGA
- a CDS encoding formate--tetrahydrofolate ligase: protein MKDIEIAQQVTPEPITKIAAKAGLTVDQIDPYGSTKAKLKLPLPVKETKRKLILVTSINPTPAGEGKSTVTIGLGDALTKIGQSTMIALREPSLGPVMGMKGGATGGGYSQVIPMEDINLHFTGDMHALTAANNTLAALIDNHIQQGNQLGIDQRRIQWKRALDINDRALRHVVIGLGGATSGVPREDGFDITVASELMAILCLSENIADLKRRVNRIVIGYTHDRQPVTVADLQVGGAITLLLKDALRPNLVQTLAHTPALVHGGPFANIAHGCNSVLATQAGLNLADYTVTEAGFGADLGGQKFMDINVPAVGQAPNAVVIVATIRALKMHGGVALKDLETENVGALQAGAANLGHHIKAMQRYGVPVVVAINEFTADTDAEIQAVKAYCADLGVQAVLADVWGKGGDGATELAQAVVDLCDQPSDFKPLSPADADLETKIEAIVTKTYGGAKVSYSAKAKRQLKTFAKQGWDHLPVCMAKTQYSLSDNPKLLGAPTGFTINVREFVPKLGAGFIVALTGNVLTMPGLPKHPAALDMDITDDGKISGLF from the coding sequence ATGAAAGACATTGAAATTGCGCAACAAGTCACACCAGAACCAATTACGAAAATCGCGGCGAAAGCTGGATTGACAGTTGATCAAATTGATCCTTATGGCAGTACCAAGGCCAAGTTAAAGTTACCATTACCAGTGAAGGAAACCAAACGCAAGCTCATTTTGGTCACGTCAATCAATCCGACTCCGGCCGGCGAAGGTAAGTCGACCGTCACGATCGGTCTGGGTGATGCTTTGACCAAGATTGGTCAGTCGACCATGATTGCTTTACGGGAACCCTCACTGGGGCCGGTCATGGGCATGAAAGGTGGCGCCACGGGTGGTGGTTACTCCCAAGTGATTCCGATGGAGGACATCAACCTGCATTTTACGGGAGATATGCACGCTTTGACCGCCGCAAACAATACCTTGGCAGCGTTAATCGACAATCATATCCAACAAGGCAACCAGCTCGGCATCGACCAGCGTCGGATTCAATGGAAACGCGCGCTGGATATTAACGACCGGGCGTTGCGCCACGTCGTTATCGGACTAGGTGGGGCAACTTCGGGTGTGCCGCGTGAAGATGGCTTCGATATCACGGTCGCTAGCGAATTAATGGCGATCTTGTGCTTGTCTGAAAACATTGCGGATTTGAAGCGGCGTGTCAACCGCATCGTGATTGGCTATACGCATGACCGGCAACCCGTGACCGTCGCAGATTTACAAGTAGGTGGCGCGATCACACTCCTATTAAAGGATGCGTTGCGGCCCAACTTAGTGCAGACGTTGGCCCACACGCCAGCGCTCGTGCACGGCGGGCCATTTGCGAACATTGCCCACGGCTGTAATAGTGTGTTGGCGACCCAGGCTGGGCTGAATTTAGCCGACTACACCGTCACCGAAGCAGGATTCGGCGCCGATTTGGGTGGTCAAAAGTTCATGGATATCAATGTTCCGGCCGTTGGACAAGCCCCGAACGCCGTCGTGATCGTCGCGACGATTCGCGCGCTTAAAATGCACGGTGGCGTAGCTTTGAAGGATTTAGAGACTGAAAACGTTGGAGCCCTACAAGCTGGTGCTGCTAACTTAGGGCATCATATCAAGGCCATGCAACGCTATGGTGTCCCGGTCGTCGTTGCCATCAATGAATTTACGGCTGATACCGATGCTGAAATTCAAGCAGTCAAAGCTTACTGTGCCGATTTGGGTGTTCAAGCGGTCTTAGCCGATGTCTGGGGCAAGGGCGGCGATGGTGCGACTGAGCTTGCTCAGGCCGTTGTCGACTTGTGCGACCAGCCGAGTGACTTCAAGCCGTTATCACCGGCGGATGCTGATTTGGAAACTAAGATTGAAGCCATCGTCACGAAGACGTATGGTGGCGCTAAGGTATCTTACTCTGCTAAGGCCAAACGGCAATTGAAGACCTTTGCCAAGCAGGGTTGGGACCACTTACCGGTCTGCATGGCGAAGACCCAATATTCGCTGAGTGATAATCCTAAACTGCTGGGTGCGCCGACTGGTTTTACGATCAATGTACGTGAATTCGTGCCCAAGTTGGGTGCCGGCTTCATCGTTGCCTTAACGGGTAACGTCTTAACGATGCCAGGCTTGCCAAAGCATCCGGCAGCCCTGGATATGGATATCACGGATGATGGCAAAATCTCCGGGTTGTTCTAA
- the pyrR gene encoding bifunctional pyr operon transcriptional regulator/uracil phosphoribosyltransferase PyrR produces the protein MQKEVVDSMAMKRALTRITYEIIEQNKGIKNIVLVGIKTRGVYIAQRIAAQLQQLEGTAIPVGELDITAFRDDQPLDAARNAHDYQLAFSVADKRVILVDDVLFTGRTIRAALDALMGGGRPQSIALAVLVDRGHRELPIRADFIGRNIPTARQERIRVTVSEIDGHDGIEIIN, from the coding sequence ATGCAAAAAGAAGTTGTTGATTCAATGGCGATGAAACGGGCGCTGACCCGGATCACGTACGAAATCATTGAGCAAAATAAAGGCATTAAAAATATCGTGTTGGTGGGCATCAAAACTCGGGGCGTTTATATTGCACAACGCATCGCAGCCCAACTCCAGCAGCTGGAGGGCACCGCGATTCCCGTTGGTGAATTGGATATCACCGCTTTTCGCGATGATCAACCGCTGGATGCCGCGCGCAATGCCCATGACTATCAGCTGGCATTCTCAGTAGCTGACAAACGGGTCATTCTGGTTGACGACGTCCTCTTCACTGGTCGAACGATTCGCGCCGCTCTGGATGCCCTGATGGGTGGTGGTCGGCCGCAAAGTATTGCACTGGCGGTTTTGGTCGATCGTGGTCACCGGGAATTACCGATTCGCGCGGACTTTATCGGCCGCAACATTCCGACTGCACGTCAGGAACGTATTCGAGTCACCGTCAGTGAAATCGACGGTCACGATGGCATTGAAATTATTAACTAA